A stretch of uncultured Fibrobacter sp. DNA encodes these proteins:
- a CDS encoding PLP-dependent aminotransferase family protein, whose product MFTYDMSKAGANSLYHYLYQCIKKDIVSGNVLAEEQLPSKRNLAQNLGISVVTVENAYAQLLAEGYIYSLPKKGFFVADINAAANAQVHRNRKKPRTRRLRAEHSDESEHINPKYVADFASNGSDIEAFPFTTWAKITREVLCERQNDLLQVSPGMGSLELRRAIARMLREFRNIQVSPEQIVIGAGTDYLYGLLVQLLGFDKCYGVEDPGWSKISKLYSQYGVKVNHIPIAAESFVDSVKKSDVDVVHISPAHHFPTGMVMPVGERYRLLSWAAESPNRYIVEDDYDSEFRMTGKPIPALQNIDVTEKVIYLNTFSKTMTSAIRLSYMVLPPHLVEKFHNKLSFYSCTVSNLDQYVMAKFIDLGYYETHINRMRNLYRAKRDMLLSAIRKSKLSNAARIYEEDAGLHFILEVNTKCSDIEFCNRARFRGVNIRALSEYYFEAKPSQHKFVVNYSSVDKAGMQKAVQILASLCN is encoded by the coding sequence ATGTTCACTTACGATATGTCCAAGGCGGGAGCAAATAGCCTCTACCATTACCTTTACCAATGCATCAAAAAAGATATCGTAAGCGGAAACGTCCTTGCTGAAGAACAGCTCCCTTCCAAACGCAACCTCGCGCAGAATCTTGGCATTAGCGTCGTGACGGTTGAAAACGCTTACGCCCAGCTCCTCGCCGAAGGCTACATTTACTCGCTCCCTAAAAAAGGCTTCTTTGTCGCAGACATAAATGCCGCGGCTAATGCGCAAGTCCATCGGAACCGCAAGAAACCCCGCACGCGCAGGCTCCGCGCAGAACACTCCGACGAGTCAGAACATATCAACCCGAAATATGTCGCCGATTTCGCAAGCAACGGTTCCGATATTGAGGCGTTCCCCTTTACCACTTGGGCAAAAATCACTCGCGAGGTCCTTTGCGAAAGGCAAAATGATTTGCTGCAAGTTTCTCCGGGAATGGGCTCGCTAGAACTTCGCCGAGCCATTGCCCGCATGCTCCGCGAATTCAGAAATATCCAGGTGTCGCCAGAACAGATTGTCATTGGTGCCGGAACTGATTACCTTTATGGCTTGCTAGTACAATTGCTCGGATTTGACAAGTGCTATGGCGTAGAAGACCCGGGATGGAGTAAAATATCAAAACTGTATAGCCAATACGGTGTCAAGGTGAATCACATTCCCATTGCGGCGGAAAGCTTCGTAGATTCTGTCAAGAAATCAGACGTCGATGTCGTGCATATTTCCCCAGCGCACCATTTTCCGACAGGGATGGTGATGCCCGTCGGCGAACGCTATCGCCTGCTCAGTTGGGCTGCCGAATCTCCCAATCGCTACATCGTCGAAGATGACTATGACAGCGAATTCCGCATGACCGGAAAGCCCATCCCCGCATTACAGAACATCGATGTCACCGAAAAGGTGATTTACCTGAACACCTTTTCCAAAACGATGACTTCTGCGATTCGCCTCAGTTATATGGTGCTCCCGCCGCATCTTGTCGAGAAATTCCATAACAAACTTTCGTTCTATTCGTGTACGGTTTCGAACCTGGATCAGTATGTGATGGCAAAATTCATCGATCTCGGTTACTACGAGACGCACATCAACCGCATGCGCAACCTGTACCGGGCCAAGCGCGATATGCTCCTGTCGGCTATCCGCAAGAGCAAACTTTCAAATGCCGCCCGAATTTACGAAGAAGATGCCGGGCTCCACTTTATCTTGGAAGTGAACACGAAATGTTCTGATATAGAATTCTGCAACCGCGCCCGATTCCGTGGGGTAAACATCCGCGCTCTTTCGGAGTATTATTTTGAGGCAAAGCCATCGCAGCACAAGTTTGTCGTGAACTACTCGTCGGTAGATAAAGCGGGCATGCAAAAAGCAGTGCAGATACTCGCGAGCCTGTGCAACTAA
- the pdxS gene encoding pyridoxal 5'-phosphate synthase lyase subunit PdxS, producing the protein MSDQNRYELNKNLAQMLKGGVIMDVTTPEQAKIAEAAGAAAVMALERIPADIRAAGGVSRMSDPKMIKGIQDAVSIPVMAKCRIGHFAEAQILQAIEIDYIDESEVLSPADDIFHINKREFNVPFVCGAKDLGEALRRIEEGASMIRTKGEPGTGDIVQAVRHMRLMNQEIARISSMREDELFNRAKELQVSYDLVRFVHDNKKLPVVNFAAGGVATPADAALMMQLGAEGVFVGSGIFKSGNPAKRAAAIVQAVTNYTDAKLIAKLSEDLGEAMVGINEQEIALLMAERGK; encoded by the coding sequence ATGTCTGACCAGAATCGTTACGAACTCAACAAAAACCTAGCCCAAATGCTCAAGGGTGGCGTCATTATGGATGTGACTACCCCCGAACAAGCCAAAATTGCCGAAGCCGCTGGGGCCGCCGCCGTGATGGCATTGGAACGCATCCCTGCCGATATCCGTGCCGCGGGTGGCGTATCGCGCATGAGCGACCCCAAGATGATTAAGGGTATTCAGGACGCAGTTTCAATACCCGTAATGGCCAAGTGCCGCATCGGTCATTTTGCCGAAGCGCAGATTTTGCAGGCTATCGAGATTGACTACATTGACGAAAGCGAAGTGCTTTCTCCTGCCGACGATATTTTCCACATCAACAAGCGCGAATTCAACGTGCCGTTTGTCTGCGGCGCGAAGGACTTAGGCGAAGCGCTGCGCCGAATCGAAGAAGGCGCATCGATGATCCGTACCAAGGGGGAACCGGGTACGGGCGACATCGTCCAGGCCGTACGACACATGCGCCTGATGAACCAGGAAATCGCTCGCATTTCGAGCATGCGCGAAGACGAACTCTTTAATCGTGCCAAGGAACTCCAGGTGTCGTACGACCTGGTGCGCTTCGTTCACGACAACAAGAAACTCCCCGTGGTGAACTTCGCTGCCGGTGGTGTTGCCACCCCCGCCGATGCCGCCCTCATGATGCAGCTCGGTGCCGAAGGTGTTTTCGTAGGTTCTGGAATCTTCAAGTCGGGCAACCCAGCCAAGCGTGCCGCCGCCATCGTACAGGCCGTCACCAACTATACCGATGCAAAGCTCATCGCCAAGCTTTCTGAAGACTTGGGCGAAGCCATGGTCGGTATCAATGAACAGGAAATCGCAC
- a CDS encoding dimethylsulfonioproprionate lyase family protein, which translates to MQDFIARLIEESKRFLNERAQIDDDIGQEAAKFVVREIPAPSGTFEKSDSPLIRWIEEAIQFGSPETKRMLKALKPALPFLPWKYNYEPRTDMPDLGNRMGWGEILGPEAPYHDEHFCFGFTLLGKNTLYPAHYHPATELYVVLSGLAVWTLDGVSKVRGPGEFILHPSNHVHSMQTRDEPLLALYTWSGEDVVTLSKYV; encoded by the coding sequence ATGCAAGATTTTATCGCCCGTTTAATTGAAGAATCGAAGCGATTTCTGAATGAACGCGCCCAAATTGACGATGATATCGGTCAAGAGGCAGCCAAGTTTGTAGTGCGTGAAATCCCTGCCCCGAGTGGAACTTTCGAAAAAAGCGATTCTCCGCTGATTCGCTGGATTGAGGAGGCGATTCAATTTGGCAGCCCCGAAACGAAGCGCATGCTGAAAGCGTTAAAGCCCGCACTCCCTTTTTTGCCGTGGAAATACAATTACGAACCTCGCACCGATATGCCTGATTTAGGAAACCGTATGGGCTGGGGAGAAATCCTCGGGCCCGAAGCGCCGTATCACGACGAGCATTTTTGTTTCGGATTTACGCTTCTCGGAAAGAATACTTTGTATCCGGCGCATTACCACCCTGCCACGGAACTTTATGTGGTGCTTTCGGGCCTTGCCGTTTGGACATTAGACGGCGTTTCAAAAGTCCGCGGTCCCGGAGAATTTATTCTGCACCCGTCGAACCATGTACATTCAATGCAAACAAGGGATGAGCCTCTACTCGCACTTTACACATGGAGCGGCGAAGATGTCGTGACGCTCTCGAAGTACGTGTAA